The Fibrobacterota bacterium genome contains the following window.
TCTACGGCGCCGATGAGACCTTCGGCCCCGGTAACACAAGCGGCAGCCGCACCTTCATGGAAGCGCGGGAGCTGCGGGACGGCGGCTTGGTGGCTTCGCTCATGGAGCGGACCTCGGAATTCGAAGGCGGGGCCATTTGCATCATCGATCTGTCCAAGTTCACCTCGCCGCCCCAGGTCATCACCGGACCCGGCACCCCGTACAACGACAACCAGAAGTCTTCCATCTTCAAGACGCCCTATCCGATCATGGACGGCGGGACGGAACGGATCCTGGTGGCGCAATCGGCGCACGAAACGGGCGGCAAGGACGACATCGTCAACTACGATCTGTTCATCATGGATAAGGACGGCTCGAACCTCAAGCTCGTCTATGCCGATCCCAACTCCAACGACTATGATCCCGTGGTCCTGGCCCCGCGCAGCCTTGCATGGAACCCGTACCATATGGATAACAACGTGGCCCAGAGCCTCAAGGCGAAGGCGGGCACCGGCTTCTTCTTCGACGCCAACGTCTACAGCCGCCAAGACGACGGGCAGCTTAAAGGGACCGATCTCGACGGCAAGGTGAAATACCTGCGCGTGCTGGCGGCCATCCCCACTCCCGCGCATTGCGGCGATTGCGGCCAGAGCATGGGCCATACTTCCTTCGAACGCCAACGCGTGCTCGGCTATGCCGACGTGCAATCCGACGGATCCTTTGCCATCGAGGTGCCTTCCAGCACGCCCATGCACGTCCAGACCCTGGACGAAGACGGCCTGATGCTCGTCAACCAATTGCAATGGATCGACGTCATGCCGGGCGAGCGGCGCATGTGCACCGGCTGCCATGGCGTACGCGAAAAGGATCAGGACATCAAGCATTTCACCATCGCGAACGACACCGTGTACTTCCATCGCTCCGAAACCGACTCCGTGGGCTTCCTGGCCAACTTCTTCAGCGCCCAGAAGGTCACCGCGCATCCCGCGGCCCGCACCGATACCGTCGACTTCCAGCCGGCCAAGGGTGATACGGGCGCGTCCAAGAACATGACCGTGCAAGGCATCTTCGATTCCAAATGCGTCTCGTGCCACGGCGCGGCCAACGCCGGGACCCAAGGCGGCGGCCTGGTGCTGGAATTCGATCCCGCCGATACCGCGCGGACCAATCACGGCAGCACCAACGTCTATGAGACGCTCACCACCGGCGCGCATTACCAGACCGCCGCCGCTTCCGGCGACCGCAACGCGAAGATGGATTACGCGACGGACAACGGGGCGCGCCAAAGCCCGCTGGCCTGGGTCCTCTTCAACCGGCAGCTGACGAACAAGACCCAGAACCTGTTCCGCACGCCCAGTTACGACCATACCGTCCTGTGGGAAAAGGACGCCGCCGGCCATATCGACATTTTCTCCAAGGGCAATACCGATTTGCGCACCCTGGTGGAATGGATGGATATGGGCGTACAATTCATGAATACCGTGGGCCACCGGTAGGCCCTTCCAGGAGAAGCATGTCCGTCCTTCGCGTTTCCGTTTACAATTTCCTCTTCGCGGCTGCGACCCTGAGCGCCGCGTTCGCCGGGCCCAAGCCCGGCGCGCCCGCCCCCGGGTTCGAGCTTCCGCACCTCCTCGACGCGGGCGAGGCCGGCCTCAAGGATTATTCCGGCAGCGTGGTGGTGCTCGACTTCTGGGCCTCATGGTGCGCGCCCTGCGCCAAGACCCTGCCCCGCCTTTCCCGGATGGGCGCCGGCCACCCCGGGCTGGCGGTTTTGGCCCTATCCATCGACGAGGACAAGGGCAAGGCCCTGGACTTCCTGGGCCGCAAGGAAAAAGCCAACCCCAGCCTTACCTACCTGCACGATCGCAACCGCGCGGTCGCCGAGGCCTACGATCTGGACGGCATGCCGTCCCTGGTCATCGTCGATCGCAAGGGCCTGATCCGCTACCGCCACGATGGCTATACGGAATCCGATTTCAAGGTGATCGAGGCCGAGATCGCCGCCGTGATGGGAGGAACATGAAAGCCGCTCCCCATGCCGCCGCTGCGGCGGCCGCCGCCTCTTCCGCGGCCACCGTTTTTTTGTCGGCCGCCGCCTGGACGACCGCCGCCCTGCTTACCCTCGCCTTGGGCGGATGCGCCAACGTGAAGCCGTACGAGCGCGAGAAGTTGGCCGATCCGATCATGAATCTGCAGGATGTCCTGAGCAAGCAAAGCATAGAGCAGAAATTGTTCTCCACCCGCGAGGCCGGAGTCGGGGGAGGCAGCGGAGTCGGGGGCGGATGCGGTTGCGCGAAGTAGGCGCCGCGGCGGCGCTTTGCATCGGCCTGTCGGCGGCGATCGCCCGCGCCGATCGGATCGAGTACGATGCTTACCCTTTTTCGGACACCAAGCACAACAAGGTGGCGACCACGGCTTTCTCGCTGGTGAAGACCGTGGTCGAAAAAACCCGGATCATGCTGGATATCGAGCTGGACCAGACCACCATCCCGCCCTTGGAGACCGATGGGACTACGGGGGCCTCGCGGCCGGCCCGGCAGAGCAAATCATCCTTCCTCAAGAATCGCGGACAGCTCATCGCCGGTTTGCAACGCGACCTCTTCGGGAATACCGAGATCTCGGCCAACTACTACTTCAGCCAGGAAGTCGATTACCGTTCCCAAGCCGTGATCGGGGGACTGAGCCAGAGCTTTGCGGAAAAGAATTTCACGGTCGAACTGACGGGCCAATACCAGTTGGATTCCGTGGGGGAAATCCTCGGCACCGGTTCCCTGCTGAACCGCCTCAAGGAGGTCAGTAAAGGATCGCTGCGGATCACCCAGTTGCTCTCCCCGGTTTCCTTCGTCCGCATGGGCGTCGATGGCCAGCGGGACGAAGGGTTCCTGAGCGATCCCTAC
Protein-coding sequences here:
- a CDS encoding DUF3570 domain-containing protein is translated as MRLREVGAAAALCIGLSAAIARADRIEYDAYPFSDTKHNKVATTAFSLVKTVVEKTRIMLDIELDQTTIPPLETDGTTGASRPARQSKSSFLKNRGQLIAGLQRDLFGNTEISANYYFSQEVDYRSQAVIGGLSQSFAEKNFTVELTGQYQLDSVGEILGTGSLLNRLKEVSKGSLRITQLLSPVSFVRMGVDGQRDEGFLSDPYRKSVQGKDTVPERVPDMRYRGAGWIEYDRYLTTLAASWSAEYRYAFDDWNLASHMLWLKFNKYVTPDWILTTQYRYYIQSGIDFGDYAAGNPGLYFAPDDPKLKDGEYHFLGLGVTCYLRAFCRNHPSWDFLRHTSAALKYSRYFNDAAAENAFAGNLLESSLAFEF
- a CDS encoding DUF4266 domain-containing protein, with the translated sequence MKAAPHAAAAAAAASSAATVFLSAAAWTTAALLTLALGGCANVKPYEREKLADPIMNLQDVLSKQSIEQKLFSTREAGVGGGSGVGGGCGCAK
- a CDS encoding TlpA family protein disulfide reductase, yielding MSVLRVSVYNFLFAAATLSAAFAGPKPGAPAPGFELPHLLDAGEAGLKDYSGSVVVLDFWASWCAPCAKTLPRLSRMGAGHPGLAVLALSIDEDKGKALDFLGRKEKANPSLTYLHDRNRAVAEAYDLDGMPSLVIVDRKGLIRYRHDGYTESDFKVIEAEIAAVMGGT